A single Triticum dicoccoides isolate Atlit2015 ecotype Zavitan chromosome 2A, WEW_v2.0, whole genome shotgun sequence DNA region contains:
- the LOC119358708 gene encoding putative receptor-like protein kinase At4g00960, whose product MMSVLCVKVVGACDLDQSDINSYLSPYVVLAFDGQQFRTTAKKSDVNPVWNEHFYFNVFDPTYLPKLFLEASVHFATTRISAHTISRTVSIPGTSFSRLPDSVIEGYPIKKTVLSSYPRAEPVPSLFSRGEVLRMKVYVADDASIRASHPLLGMDRVISSLDFHVSNNHERQPNDLSSRPYYVPLQCLKDITDNFSDKRIIGQGGFGAVYKGVLENGEMIAVKKIVLQPNSELRQHAEMQFEKEVCHLMTVKHPNIVQCVGYCYEIQKEVAPYNNGKKVFVEKPEMLLCLEYLPTGSLNEYLSDESSGLNWSTRYKIIKGICYGLCHLHGQKVPIIHLDLKPANILLSDAMIAKIADFGLSRLLEQSGTIRTSSRLGTRGYMPPEFFEESAAALSIKSDIFSLGVIIIEIITGRKYPSDVTKPSSSNEFVKVLCNWENRLRRSQSNGNLDINCQEEIKRCIRIGLKCLNPDRNLRPAIRNIIRMLQGTESIDCGISNRARSSAG is encoded by the exons ATGATGTCAGTGTTGTGTGTCAAGGTTGTAGGTGCTTGTGACCTCGACCAATCGGATATCAATAGTTACCTAAGTCCCTATGTTGTGCTGGCCTTTGACGGTCAGCAGTTCCGGACAACTGCCAAGAAGAGTGATGTGAACCCAGTGTGGAACGAGCACTTCTACTTCAACGTCTTCGATCCAACCTATCTTCCCAAGCTTTTCCTTGAAGCATCTGTACACTTTGCGACCACAAGGATTTCCGCCCACACCATTAGCCGCACCGTCAGCATTCCTGGGACCTCGTTCAGCCGCCTTCCAGATTCCGTTATCGAGGGATATCCTATAAAGAAAACAGTGTTGTCCTCATATCCGAGAGCCGAGCCGGTACCGTCGCTATTTTCGAGAGGGGAAGTATTGCGTATGAAAGTATATGTTGCTGATGATGCCTCCATCCGAGCTTCACACCCTCTTCTGGGAATGGATAGGGTAATATCCTCTCTGGACTTTCATGTTTCAAATAACCATGAAAGGCAGCCAAATGATCTGAGTTCAAGGCCATACTATGTACCATTGCAATGTTTGAAAGATATCACAGATAACTTCTCCGATAAGAGAATAATTGGACAAGGTGGTTTTGGTGCCGTATATAAG GGAGTGCTGGAAAATGGTGAAATGATTGCTGTGAAGAAGATTGTATTACAACCCAATAGTGAGTTACGACAACACGCGGAAATGCAGTTTGAGAAGGAGGTTTGTCATCTTATGACGGTTAAGCACCCCAATATAGTGCAATGTGTAGGCTACTGCTATGAAATACAGAAAGAGGTTGCACCATACAACAATGGGAAAAAGGTCTTTGTAGAGAAGCCGGAAATGCTACTTTGCTTAGAGTATCTCCCCACCGGAAGCCTTAATGAGTATCTATCTG ATGAATCTTCTGGACTTAATTGGAGCACACGCTACAAAATAATCAAAGGGATTTGCTATGGTTTATGTCACCTTCACGGGCAAAAGGTCCCCATTATTCACTTGGACCTTAAACCGGCAAACATATTGCTCAGCGACGCCATGATAGCAAAAATTGCAGACTTCGGTCTGTCAAGGTTGCTTGAACAATCGGGCACTATTAGAACGTCATCTCGTCTTGGAACACG TGGTTACATGCCACCAGAGTTCTTTGAGGAAAGTGCTGCAGCATTGTCGATCAAGTCGGACATATTTAGCTTGGGCGTAATAATCATCGAGATAATAACGGGACGTAAATACCCCAGTGATGTTACTAAACCATCGTCTTCAAATGAATTTGTCAAG GTTCTCTGCAACTGGGAAAATAGGTTGAGAAGATCACAGAGTAATGGAAACCTAGATATAAATTgccaagaagaaataaaaagatgcATTCGGATAGGCCTAAAATGTCTGAACCCTGACCGCAATCTAAGGCCTGCAATAAGGAACATTATCAGGATGCTTCAAGGAACAGAAAGTATTGATTGCGGCATTAGCAACCGTGCAAGATCATCGGCAGGCTAG
- the LOC119352885 gene encoding disease resistance protein Pik-2-like, producing the protein MELVVGASGATMKSLLGKLGGLLAQEYTLIRGVNSDLQYINDELATMQSFLRTVAGSHGNDELMKDWMKQIRDVTYDVEDCIDDSGHRLHRIRADRCCYFLVSSVYEVLTWWPRRDVAARISVLKVRAQQIGERRQRYGVDNPQRAGSGSTATAGFDAAANQDASLQIVAMKEPVGVDKHMEGLERWITDENSGSVLYIVGFGGVGKTTIAKALYKNFGEQFSYRAMVTVSQSSDVEAVLRSIKSQVTPQTDHPEQPGSSAENRLAVAVKGVRRCIGQGKAAVMNRLRNAGSSVQTTDRTKQGRPKGELEDYLGENSYLFLIDDVWSAATWDQIRKSLPLQNKRGKIIVTTRFQAVAMTRRGEGNKVCQVEALKDDESKQLFKQALLESRGREDATTSKRESSDPRNDRVVKANDGNTSALLPTQAVSEPKGSKDDATRSKTEDGNPVSESQGTVHKEVWSMCGGLPLAIVTMAGHVACNPGKSKDEWLKLCSDLFPGPGKVEGKEVGKKRTQEEVGKIVSHCYDDMPAEIKTCSLYLSIFPKGHRISRKRLTRRWIAEGFVSEKQGLTVEDVAETYFNHLIRRKIILPVDHSSNGKVKYCIVHDMVLEHIVAKASEENFITVVGGNWLMPPPSGKVRRLSLQGTDSKRAKDIEKMNLSHVRSLTMFGSLNNQLSSHSFKFGIVQVLDLEGCMGFKQHHTMEICKMLLLKYLSLRGTDIKSLPDRIGKLVNLETLDIRETNVVELPKEVCQLEQLVNILGGNKRTRKALKLPGELNKKKKMKGLRILSGIEITAGSVDFHHLTELRKLAIYKLVTMGGDSSFKELRSSIEYLGGYSLHTLIIGDESSEFINSLDDLSSPPIFLIALELSGKMVKLPRWIRQLSALNKLNLPITALRTDNLRQLSDLEELFSLTFSFTAQKHDAETLTILSENKLHSHGQIKIPDSGYKSLKLLRFAAPLLPLLSFPKKAMPELEMLELRFNLLEGLFGIEYLAKLKDVHLTLDDKTRQAMTKKIVGDMENAAKKTKAKAPPRIILETVIHSN; encoded by the exons ATGGAGCTGGTGGTGGGCGCTTCAGGGGCGACGATGAAGTCCCTCCTGGGTAAGCTGGGTGGCCTCCTGGCCCAGGAGTACACCCTGATTAGGGGCGTCAACAGCGACCTCCAGTACATCAACGACGAGCTCGCAACCATGCAGTCCTTCCTCCGCACCGTCGCTGGAAGCCACGGCAACGACGAGCTGATGAAGGACTGGATGAAGCAGATCCGTGATGTCACCTATGATGTTGAGGACTGCATCGACGATTCCGGCCACCGCCTCCATCGCATCCGCGCCGACAGGTGCTGCTACTTCCTAGTCAGCAGCGTATACGAGGTCCTCACTTGGTGGCCTCGCCGCGACGTTGCCGCCAGGATCTCCGTCCTCAAGGTGCGCGCCCAGCAAATCGGTGAGCGGCGGCAGCGGTACGGCGTCGACAACCCACAGAGGGCCGGAAGTGGAAGTACCGCCACGGCTGGATTCGATGCCGCTGCCAACCAGGACGCAAGCCTTCAGATCGTTGCCATGAAGGAACCTGTGGGGGTCGACAAGCACATGGAGGGGCTCGAGAGGTGGATCACTGACGAGAACAGTGGCAGTGTGCTGTACATCGTCGGGTTCGGAGGGGTGGGGAAGACCACCATCGCCAAAGCCCTGTACAAAAATTTTGGGGAACAATTCTCCTACCGTGCCATGGTCACCGTCTCCCAGAGCTCCGACGTGGAGGCCGTCCTCAGGAGCATCAAGAGTCAGGTCACGCCGCAGACCGACCACCCCGAGCAGCCCGGTAGCTCGGCAGAGAACCGTCTAGCAGTTGCGGTGAAAGGCGTGCGACGCTGCATCGGCCAAGGCAAGGCAGCCGTCATGAACAGGCTCCGCAATGCCGGCAGCTCAGTGCAAACGACTGACCGCACAAAGCAAGGCAGGCCCAAAGGTGAACTTGAGGACTACTTGGGAGAAAACAG TTACTTGTTCTTAATTGACGACGTATGGTCTGCAGCGACGTGGGATCAGATTAGAAAGTCACTTCCTCTACAGAACAAAAGAGGCAAAATAATAGTTACTACCCGGTTTCAAGCTGTTGCCATGACGCGGAGAGGAGAAGGCAACAAAGTTTGTCAAGTTGAAGCTCTTAAGGACGACGAATCTAAGCAGTTGTTTAAGCAGGCCCTCCTTGAATCCAGAGGAAGAGAAGATGCTACCACATCCAAGAGAGAATCCAGCGATCCTCGTAATGATCGTGTTGTCAAGGCCAATGATGGCAACACATCTGCACTGTTACCTACCCAAGCCGTCTCTGAACCCAAAGGAAGCAAAGATGACGCTACAAGATCAAAGACAGAAGACGGCAATCCTGTCTCTGAATCCCAAGGAACAGTTCACAAGGAAGTATGGAGTATGTGCGGGGGCTTGCCACTGGCCATCGTTACCATGGCCGGTCATGTGGCCTGCAACCCAGGCAAATCAAAGGATGAATGGCTAAAACTTTGCAGCGATCTATTTCCAGGACCAGGGAAAGTTGAAGGTAAAGAGGTTGGTAAGAAACGTACCCAAGAGGAAGTGGGAAAGATTGTCAGCCATTGCTACGACGACATGCCTGCTGAAATCAAGACTTGTTCGCTATATTTGAGCATATTCCCAAAAGGCCACAGAATCAGCAGGAAGCGTTTGACACGGCGATGGATCGCTGAAGGCTTTGTTAGTGAGAAGCAGGGGCTGACCGTGGAAGATGTCGCGGAGACATATTTCAATCATCTCATCAGGAGGAAAATCATCCTTCCAGTGGATCACAGCAGCAATGGAAAGGTGAAGTACTGCATAGTTCATGACATGGTTCTTGAGCACATTGTAGCAAAGGCAAGTGAAGAGAACTTCATCACTGTTGTTGGTGGTAACTGGCTTATGCCACCACCAAGCGGCAAGGTTCGCCGACTGTCCCTTCAAGGCACTGATTCCAAGCGTGCAAAGGATATAGAGAAGATGAACTTGTCTCATGTCCGTTCACTTACCATGTTTGGGAGCTTGAACAACCAGTTGTCGTCCCATTCATTTAAGTTTGGAATTGTGCAGGTCCTTGATCTTGAAggctgcatgggtttcaaacagcaTCACACAATGGAGATATGCAAAATGCTTCTGCTCAAATATCTCAGCCTCCGAGGAACAGATATAAAAAGTCTTCCTGATCGGATCGGGAAACTCGTGAACTTAGAGACTCTGGACATAAGGGAAACAAATGTTGTTGAGTTGCCTAAAGAAGTGTGCCAGCTTGAACAGCTGGTCAACATACTTGGTGGGAATAAAAGAACACGGAAGGCACTTAAGCTTCCTGGAGAgctgaataagaagaagaaaatgaagggcCTTCGCATACTGTCAGGGATTGAGATCACTGCAGGATCAGTGGATTTCCATCATTTGACCGAGCTGAGGAAGCTTGCTATCTACAAGCTGGTAACCATGGGGGGTGAttcgagtttcaaagaattaagatCCTCTATTGAATATCTTGGTGGCTACTCTCTACACACGCTCATAATTGGTGATGAGTCATCCGAGTTTATCAATTCACTGGATGATCTTTCATCACCCCCAATATTCCTTATTGCCCTTGAGTTATCTGGCAAGATGGTTAAGCTTCCCAGATGGATCAGACAACTCAGTGCTCTCAACAAGTTAAACCTGCCAATAACAGCTCTCCGGACGGATAACCTGAGGCAACTTAGTGATCTGGAGGAATTATTTTCTCTCACCTTCTCATTTACTGcacaaaagcatgatgcagaaaCCTTGACCATTCTTTCAGAAAACAAGCTGCATTCCCATGGGCAGATCAAAATTCCAGACTCAGGATACAAGAGTCTCAAGCTTCTTCGTTTCGCTGCTCCTCTATTGCCATTACTGAGCTTTCCCAAAAAAGCCATGCCAGAGCTGGAAATGCTTGAGCTGCGGTTTAACCTGTTGGAGGGCCTTTTTGGCATAGAGTACCTTGCAAAACTCAAAGACGTGCATTTGACATTAGATGACAAAACCCGCCAAGCAATGACAAAGAAGATAGTAGGCGACATGGAGAATGCAGCCAAGAAGACCAAAGCCAAGGCACCACCCAGGATAATCCTTGAGACAGTGATTCACTCAAATTGA